Proteins from a single region of Companilactobacillus farciminis KCTC 3681 = DSM 20184:
- a CDS encoding helix-turn-helix transcriptional regulator, with amino-acid sequence MDDLFYTRYLNHLKSYVHQQPEKKALILLGYIQRDFLRYYRRGMLVEGFEFIKNNIDKNKDLIRSLTAAQKTSQMHSFIDDLAHEGIQNHVEIYPFLELQQRYHNLLRDQPVDDYLEWVQRVINSFSSLMKVDNLSFSSRLESTLDIIYYINTNVYHKVTVKDVLIHANQYCNPAKAQRDFRDEMQMSISEFIGVQKMRAAQELLRSTDSTVKKIAEKLKFYDLNDFSKQFKRKVGMSPLEYRKTIFRKVLPDN; translated from the coding sequence ATGGATGATTTGTTTTATACGCGATATTTAAATCATCTTAAATCGTATGTTCACCAACAACCTGAGAAAAAAGCACTGATTTTGTTGGGATATATTCAAAGAGATTTTTTACGCTATTATCGTCGGGGTATGTTGGTAGAAGGATTTGAATTTATCAAAAATAATATAGATAAAAATAAAGATTTAATAAGATCTTTGACCGCTGCACAAAAGACTTCACAAATGCACAGTTTTATCGATGATTTAGCTCACGAAGGGATTCAAAATCATGTGGAAATTTATCCTTTCTTAGAGTTACAACAAAGGTATCACAATCTCCTGCGTGATCAACCAGTAGACGATTACTTAGAATGGGTACAACGGGTCATTAATAGTTTTAGTTCTTTGATGAAAGTGGATAACCTATCTTTTTCTAGTAGACTGGAATCGACTTTGGATATTATTTATTATATTAATACGAATGTTTATCATAAGGTAACGGTAAAAGATGTCCTGATACATGCAAATCAATATTGCAACCCAGCAAAAGCACAACGAGATTTCAGGGATGAAATGCAGATGTCTATCAGTGAATTTATCGGCGTTCAAAAAATGCGAGCGGCACAAGAATTGTTGAGAAGTACGGATAGTACAGTTAAGAAGATTGCTGAGAAATTAAAATTCTATGATTTGAATGATTTCTCTAAGCAATTTAAAAGAAAAGTAGGGATGTCGCCTTTGGAATATCGGAAGACTATTTTTAGAAAAGTCTTACCAGATAATTAG
- a CDS encoding LysR family transcriptional regulator codes for MNTNTLEMFITIAQTGSISGAAEKLGYAQSNISTKLRQLEADLNTQLFYRNNRGITLTDAGKEFYTRAIKIISLTNDAIDQLKHPKNIQGNLKIGTLQTAASTFLPEILSKFHQQNPQVELSIATGTTLLSAKRVLNYELDGAIIGGRVSENKLATIPLMDEQLSLVAPNTEMDIDNAPLLVFPVGCAYRKTLESYLDSKQIMIHHPIEFNYLNAIVASVSAGLGISLLPTKVVQPYLDQGTIKEIPLPKDFSTLPVSFTYRKDHIMTQSFQEFIKILDKKD; via the coding sequence ATGAATACCAATACTTTAGAAATGTTCATTACAATTGCACAAACTGGCAGTATTTCCGGTGCTGCTGAAAAATTAGGCTATGCTCAATCTAATATTTCCACTAAACTTCGCCAATTAGAAGCTGACTTAAATACACAATTATTTTATCGAAATAACCGTGGTATCACGTTAACTGATGCCGGCAAAGAATTTTACACCCGAGCTATCAAAATTATCAGTTTGACTAATGATGCAATCGATCAATTAAAACATCCCAAAAACATTCAGGGAAATCTCAAAATTGGCACCCTTCAGACTGCCGCTTCAACTTTTTTGCCAGAAATACTTTCCAAATTTCACCAACAAAATCCGCAAGTTGAACTGTCGATTGCCACGGGGACAACTTTGTTAAGTGCCAAGAGGGTTCTCAATTATGAATTAGACGGTGCTATCATTGGGGGCCGCGTTAGTGAAAATAAGCTCGCTACTATTCCTTTAATGGATGAACAATTATCATTAGTCGCTCCAAATACGGAAATGGATATCGACAATGCGCCCCTGTTAGTATTTCCAGTCGGTTGTGCCTATCGTAAAACTTTGGAAAGTTATCTCGATTCTAAGCAAATCATGATTCATCATCCAATTGAGTTTAATTATCTCAACGCCATTGTCGCCAGTGTCAGTGCGGGATTGGGCATTAGTTTATTGCCTACAAAAGTAGTTCAACCTTATTTGGATCAAGGAACTATCAAAGAAATTCCACTACCCAAAGATTTTTCAACTTTGCCAGTTTCTTTTACTTATCGAAAAGACCACATTATGACACAATCATTTCAAGAATTTATTAAAATACTAGATAAAAAGGATTGA
- a CDS encoding alpha/beta fold hydrolase, with protein sequence MKYSTVKVNGLNVFYRESGDSNKPTFLLLHGFPTASHMFRNLMPILENDFHVIAPDFIGFGQSDAPVHTEFKYTFVNLTNYVDGFLDAMKIDKFYMYVFDYGAPIGFNLAVKYPDRILGIVSQNGNIYQEGLGSKWEGRRSYWANPTEELRENYKSAFKPETIIGQYTGGEKAGSVSPDGYTLDIHYTESPDYAERQSDLIFDYQSNVANYPKYQKYVREYQPEIIAAWGKNDPSFVYQGAQSFTKDDKNTEVHLLDGGHFVLETHYQEIGQLILNKWA encoded by the coding sequence ATGAAATATTCAACAGTTAAAGTAAATGGATTGAACGTCTTTTATCGTGAAAGTGGCGACAGTAATAAACCAACATTTCTACTACTACACGGTTTTCCTACGGCTAGTCACATGTTTAGAAATTTGATGCCAATCTTAGAGAATGATTTTCACGTCATCGCTCCAGATTTCATCGGCTTTGGTCAATCAGATGCGCCAGTTCATACAGAATTCAAGTACACATTTGTCAATTTGACGAATTACGTTGATGGTTTCTTAGATGCAATGAAGATTGATAAATTCTACATGTACGTTTTCGACTATGGAGCACCGATTGGTTTTAATTTAGCTGTGAAATATCCAGATAGAATTCTTGGTATCGTCAGTCAAAACGGCAATATTTATCAAGAAGGTCTCGGTTCGAAATGGGAAGGTCGCAGGAGTTATTGGGCAAATCCTACTGAAGAATTACGAGAAAATTATAAATCAGCCTTTAAACCGGAGACAATTATCGGTCAATACACTGGTGGTGAAAAAGCAGGCAGCGTTTCTCCAGATGGCTACACATTAGATATTCACTATACTGAATCACCTGATTATGCAGAGAGACAGTCAGATTTGATTTTCGATTATCAAAGCAACGTTGCTAATTATCCTAAATATCAAAAATATGTCCGTGAGTATCAACCAGAAATTATCGCTGCTTGGGGTAAAAATGATCCCAGTTTTGTTTATCAAGGAGCTCAATCTTTTACAAAGGATGATAAGAATACAGAAGTTCATTTGTTAGATGGTGGTCACTTCGTTTTGGAAACACATTATCAAGAAATTGGTCAATTAATTTTGAATAAATGGGCATAA
- a CDS encoding SDR family NAD(P)-dependent oxidoreductase, translating into MTTIVIGADSGVGLEVAKSYGQHGQKIILVSRDQKKLNAATKELRKEHIAAANYACDVNDFAGTDKMIQELIMRDGKINNLVFNVGNKHLDNALSSTVGLIGDIFETNVLSAINAAKSFIESTNPNLPRSIIFTGGGAGIRPSDKASTLSLTKAALRSYAYTLHKEVATDDIFVGLVTIQGIIGSSDKMAPDKVAQTYWDLLEKRDQVEAFYPEHVSHSEFE; encoded by the coding sequence ATGACAACAATAGTAATCGGTGCAGATAGTGGTGTCGGCTTGGAAGTCGCTAAATCATACGGACAACACGGTCAAAAGATAATTTTGGTATCACGTGACCAAAAGAAGTTGAACGCTGCTACTAAAGAATTGCGCAAAGAACATATTGCGGCCGCCAACTATGCTTGCGACGTCAATGATTTTGCGGGCACAGATAAAATGATTCAAGAACTAATTATGCGAGATGGAAAAATTAATAATTTAGTCTTTAACGTTGGAAATAAGCACTTGGATAATGCATTGTCCAGTACCGTCGGTTTGATTGGGGATATTTTTGAAACTAACGTTTTGAGTGCTATCAATGCGGCTAAATCCTTTATTGAGAGTACTAATCCCAATTTGCCACGTTCAATTATTTTCACTGGTGGTGGAGCAGGAATTCGTCCATCTGATAAAGCTTCAACGTTGTCTTTGACTAAAGCCGCTTTGAGAAGTTACGCCTATACTTTGCACAAAGAAGTCGCTACTGATGATATCTTTGTCGGTTTAGTGACTATTCAAGGAATCATCGGTTCATCAGACAAAATGGCTCCGGACAAAGTTGCTCAAACGTATTGGGATTTGTTGGAAAAACGTGATCAAGTGGAAGCCTTCTATCCAGAACACGTTTCCCATTCTGAATTTGAATGA
- a CDS encoding cytochrome b5 domain-containing protein gives MTLDELKKFDGKEGRPAYVAIDGIIYDVTDVGPWQGGKHHGNVAGQDLSEVINHAPHKHSVLAKLNEVGKLK, from the coding sequence ATGACGTTAGACGAATTAAAGAAGTTTGATGGAAAGGAAGGTCGACCTGCCTATGTTGCAATTGATGGGATTATCTATGATGTTACTGATGTTGGTCCTTGGCAAGGTGGAAAGCACCATGGAAATGTCGCCGGTCAGGATCTCTCAGAAGTAATTAATCACGCACCACATAAGCATTCAGTTTTAGCTAAGTTAAATGAAGTTGGAAAATTAAAATAA
- a CDS encoding helix-turn-helix transcriptional regulator, protein MDKANRLNQELIFLSNKNIFHVTDLVEEFHISKRTALRDISDLEQMGLSFYTENGRYGGYHLISKELLIPITFNLEEINAIFFALNALTSLSATPFAKSYKHIYDKLMATLPNINKMQSQSYKTQSTITRRLLSRHHNF, encoded by the coding sequence ATGGATAAAGCAAATCGACTCAATCAAGAATTAATCTTTCTCAGCAATAAGAATATTTTCCACGTGACTGATTTAGTAGAAGAATTTCATATTTCTAAACGAACAGCTTTGCGAGATATATCTGACTTAGAACAAATGGGACTAAGTTTTTACACCGAAAATGGCCGCTACGGTGGTTACCATTTAATCAGTAAGGAATTGTTGATTCCAATTACTTTTAACTTGGAAGAGATCAACGCTATTTTCTTTGCCTTGAATGCTCTGACTTCCCTTTCCGCCACCCCATTTGCGAAGTCTTACAAACACATTTATGACAAGTTAATGGCGACTCTGCCAAATATCAACAAGATGCAGTCACAAAGTTACAAAACTCAGTCCACTATTACAAGACGCCTTCTATCTCGACACCACAATTTTTAG
- a CDS encoding FMN-dependent NADH-azoreductase, with product MKTLIINAQPDFRNNSHYSIKLQNLFLKKFNENFPDETVDLINLYEEKIPQLTTSELLGIWEKQAKHISLTPDQEQIYQINQKLINQFKSHHRIVIVSPLHNFNVTSKMKDYIDNVLVAHETFKYTPAGSVGLMTDDYKMMLLQASGSIYTNNDRYTPLEFSRMYLNGIFRELMGFDDFSIVRVQGLQTDGVNIDEAMAQAVNELDDKFTKFYN from the coding sequence ATGAAAACATTAATTATTAACGCACAACCAGATTTTAGAAATAACAGTCACTATTCAATCAAACTTCAGAATTTATTTTTGAAAAAATTCAACGAGAACTTTCCTGATGAAACAGTCGATTTGATTAATTTATATGAAGAAAAAATCCCTCAGTTAACTACTTCAGAATTGTTAGGAATTTGGGAAAAACAAGCTAAGCACATCAGTTTAACTCCTGATCAAGAGCAAATCTACCAGATCAATCAAAAACTGATTAATCAATTTAAATCACATCATCGAATCGTTATCGTATCACCATTGCATAACTTTAACGTTACTTCGAAGATGAAAGACTATATCGACAATGTTTTGGTAGCTCACGAAACCTTCAAATATACACCAGCGGGTTCAGTTGGTTTGATGACTGACGATTACAAAATGATGTTGTTGCAAGCAAGTGGTTCGATCTATACGAATAATGATCGTTATACGCCGCTAGAGTTTTCACGCATGTATTTGAACGGGATTTTTCGTGAATTGATGGGCTTTGATGACTTTTCAATCGTGAGAGTTCAAGGCTTGCAGACAGATGGTGTCAACATCGATGAAGCAATGGCTCAAGCGGTTAATGAGTTAGATGATAAGTTCACTAAATTTTATAATTAA
- a CDS encoding DUF2798 domain-containing protein — MPRNLKEEVVFTAIMAGLMVLVMTGYNVAMAQGLSSGLVMEILKGYPLGLIVAIILDLLIVGPIAKGLAFKYIINDYMKKNTVLIGITISVMMVLGMVTFMSFFGIAVEGKLAQGHILATYGHTWIFNLIVALPLQLIIVGPIARGVLGKMQSAAAKKAEAEEIVEEEV; from the coding sequence ATGCCACGTAATTTAAAAGAAGAAGTTGTATTCACAGCCATTATGGCCGGATTGATGGTGTTAGTAATGACAGGTTACAACGTCGCAATGGCACAGGGATTAAGTAGTGGACTAGTTATGGAAATCTTAAAGGGTTATCCACTAGGTTTGATCGTTGCGATTATCTTAGATTTATTGATTGTTGGACCAATTGCTAAAGGATTGGCTTTCAAATACATTATTAATGATTATATGAAGAAAAATACCGTTTTGATCGGTATTACAATCTCAGTTATGATGGTTCTTGGAATGGTAACATTCATGTCATTCTTCGGAATCGCTGTTGAAGGAAAGCTAGCTCAAGGACACATCTTGGCTACTTATGGTCATACTTGGATCTTTAACTTGATTGTTGCTCTACCATTGCAATTGATCATCGTTGGACCTATTGCTCGTGGAGTTTTGGGTAAGATGCAAAGTGCTGCTGCTAAGAAAGCTGAAGCAGAAGAAATCGTTGAAGAAGAAGTTTAA
- a CDS encoding nitroreductase family protein, whose protein sequence is METEKMISSRKAVRQYNGQITDEQLHKILLAGNAGPVGMGEYDNYRLTVIQKPEVLNKMSGIYDAPTVIVVSAKNPDTMEDISAGAIVHNMELAAEDQGLGANYNMASVGSIPSDVLPDGFKAVFALTVGQTSEKFVPREISMDRIKTNIVK, encoded by the coding sequence ATGGAAACTGAAAAAATGATTAGTTCTCGTAAAGCTGTTCGCCAATATAACGGTCAAATTACTGACGAACAACTCCACAAAATTTTACTAGCTGGTAACGCTGGACCTGTTGGTATGGGTGAATATGACAATTATCGCTTAACAGTTATTCAAAAACCTGAGGTCCTTAACAAAATGAGCGGAATTTACGATGCTCCAACTGTTATCGTCGTTTCAGCCAAGAATCCCGATACTATGGAAGATATTTCTGCCGGTGCCATTGTTCACAACATGGAATTAGCCGCTGAAGACCAAGGATTGGGTGCCAATTACAATATGGCGAGCGTTGGCTCAATTCCTAGTGATGTTTTGCCTGATGGTTTCAAAGCAGTCTTTGCTTTAACCGTTGGTCAAACTTCTGAAAAATTTGTTCCACGTGAAATATCGATGGATAGAATTAAAACTAATATCGTTAAATAG
- a CDS encoding GNAT family N-acetyltransferase has translation MEITKVTLKDLPEIVRIENLGFTPEEAGTKEQYQDRIEKLQDTFLVARIDEQIAGFVVGPAVKEKFVEDWMYENTPKNLPTGGNQIIFTIAVDPKFRGHSIGSKLLKAMEDNAKKAQRESISLTSLEKNLPFYLKNGFKNLGVADSEHAGETWYNLVKVVD, from the coding sequence ATGGAAATTACTAAAGTAACATTAAAAGACTTACCAGAAATCGTTAGAATAGAGAATTTAGGTTTCACACCCGAAGAAGCGGGAACGAAAGAACAGTACCAAGATCGAATCGAAAAATTACAGGATACTTTTTTAGTAGCTCGTATCGATGAACAAATAGCAGGTTTTGTAGTAGGACCGGCTGTCAAAGAAAAATTCGTGGAAGACTGGATGTACGAGAACACGCCCAAGAATTTACCGACCGGTGGCAATCAAATTATCTTTACCATCGCCGTTGATCCCAAATTTAGAGGACACAGTATTGGGAGTAAGTTGTTGAAGGCAATGGAAGATAACGCTAAAAAAGCTCAACGAGAAAGTATCTCTCTAACTAGTTTGGAAAAGAATCTACCATTTTATTTGAAGAATGGTTTTAAGAATCTCGGAGTAGCTGATTCAGAACATGCCGGTGAGACTTGGTATAACTTGGTTAAAGTAGTCGATTAG
- a CDS encoding M1 family metallopeptidase, whose product MTEITRFYDKFQPSRYDVFIDINRGTKQFSGKTVIDGEAKVPSISIHQKYLNIESVQADGKDVPFTTDDNNDAINIDLPQAGETTLTITYNAKLTDSMMGIYPSYYEVNGEKKQIIGTQFETTFARQAFPCVDEPEAKAKFDMAIKFDEKPGETILANMPEIRTENGIHYFDTMVKMSTYLIAFAFGDLQSKVTTTKSGVEVGVFATKAHKANELDFALSIAKRAIEFYEDFYQTPYPLPHSWQLALPDFSAGAMENWGLVTYREAYLMVDPDNTSLDTKQLVATVITHELAHQWFGDLVTMKWWDDLWLNESFANMMEYVAVDAIEPDWNVWELFQTSDVPAALQRDATDGVQSVHVQVNNPAEIDALFDSAIVYAKGARMLVMVRSLLGDDNLRAGLKKYFEAHKYGNAQGDDLWNALGDASGIDVGKIMHSWLQQPGYPVVSASVVDGKIQLSQQQFFIGAGKDEGRLWQIPLNSNYGAAPKIMADQTITIGDYETLHKDAGVPFRLNVGNNSHFIVKYDETLLNDILANIDSIDAISQLGIIQDLQLLADAHQISYASIVPLLTKVSDSKSNVVNAALYRTANNLKKFVTPGSEAEENLKAFFNKLSANQVARLGWEPKEDESNDDQLTRPYVLNAALYAKNKDAVAQAHEIFTNNKDNLGALSADIRLLVLRNEVKNYGSAELFDNLLNDYVKSSDPSYKADLAVAITSTPDANLIQKLVKQFENADVIKPQDLRAWYRGTLANEYAQQDAWDWIRNDWNWLEKTVGGDMEFSTYITVTSMIFHTPERLAEFKAFFEPKVNTPGLTREIKMDIKIVETKVQLVESEKDAVNKAVAENK is encoded by the coding sequence ATGACTGAAATAACACGTTTTTATGATAAATTTCAACCTAGCCGCTATGATGTCTTTATCGATATCAACCGTGGTACAAAACAATTTTCTGGTAAGACTGTTATTGATGGTGAAGCTAAAGTGCCATCAATTTCTATCCACCAAAAGTATTTGAATATTGAATCTGTTCAAGCTGATGGTAAAGATGTTCCATTCACTACTGACGATAACAATGATGCAATCAATATCGATTTACCACAAGCTGGTGAAACAACTTTAACTATCACATACAATGCCAAGCTTACTGATTCAATGATGGGTATCTATCCTTCATATTACGAAGTAAATGGCGAAAAGAAACAAATTATCGGTACACAATTTGAAACTACTTTTGCTCGTCAAGCTTTCCCATGTGTCGATGAACCTGAAGCCAAAGCTAAATTTGACATGGCTATCAAGTTCGATGAAAAACCTGGCGAAACAATTTTAGCTAACATGCCTGAAATCAGAACTGAAAATGGCATTCACTACTTCGATACAATGGTTAAGATGTCAACTTACTTGATTGCCTTTGCCTTTGGTGATCTTCAAAGTAAAGTTACGACAACTAAGAGTGGCGTTGAAGTCGGCGTTTTCGCAACTAAAGCTCACAAAGCTAACGAATTAGATTTTGCCTTAAGTATTGCTAAACGTGCCATCGAATTTTACGAAGACTTTTATCAAACACCTTATCCACTTCCACATTCATGGCAATTGGCACTTCCTGATTTCTCTGCCGGTGCAATGGAGAACTGGGGACTAGTAACTTATCGTGAAGCTTACTTGATGGTTGATCCTGACAATACTTCACTTGATACTAAGCAATTAGTCGCTACTGTTATTACCCACGAACTAGCTCACCAATGGTTCGGTGACTTGGTAACTATGAAGTGGTGGGATGACTTATGGTTAAACGAAAGTTTTGCCAACATGATGGAATACGTTGCTGTTGACGCTATCGAACCTGATTGGAATGTCTGGGAATTATTCCAAACATCTGATGTTCCAGCTGCTTTACAACGTGATGCGACTGACGGTGTTCAATCAGTTCACGTTCAAGTCAACAATCCAGCTGAAATCGACGCTTTATTTGACTCAGCTATCGTTTATGCCAAAGGTGCTCGTATGCTAGTTATGGTACGTTCATTGTTAGGTGACGATAACTTACGCGCTGGTTTGAAGAAGTACTTTGAAGCTCACAAGTACGGTAACGCTCAAGGGGATGACCTTTGGAATGCTTTAGGCGATGCTTCTGGAATCGATGTTGGTAAGATTATGCACTCATGGCTCCAACAACCAGGTTATCCAGTAGTTTCAGCTAGTGTCGTTGACGGTAAAATTCAATTGTCACAACAACAATTCTTTATCGGTGCTGGTAAAGATGAAGGCCGTCTATGGCAAATTCCTTTGAACAGTAACTACGGTGCTGCTCCTAAGATTATGGCTGACCAAACAATCACAATTGGCGACTACGAAACATTGCATAAAGATGCCGGTGTGCCATTCCGTCTAAATGTCGGTAACAATTCTCACTTCATCGTTAAATATGATGAAACTCTCTTGAATGATATTTTGGCAAACATTGACTCAATCGATGCCATTTCACAACTCGGTATCATTCAAGACCTACAATTATTAGCCGATGCACATCAAATTTCTTACGCTTCAATCGTGCCATTGTTGACAAAAGTTTCTGACAGTAAGTCAAATGTTGTTAACGCTGCTTTGTATCGTACAGCCAACAATTTGAAGAAATTCGTCACACCAGGTTCAGAAGCCGAAGAAAACTTGAAGGCGTTCTTCAACAAATTGAGTGCTAACCAAGTTGCTCGTTTAGGTTGGGAACCAAAAGAAGACGAATCAAATGATGATCAATTGACTCGTCCTTACGTTCTCAATGCCGCTTTGTACGCTAAGAACAAAGATGCTGTAGCTCAAGCTCACGAGATTTTTACTAATAATAAAGATAACTTAGGTGCATTATCAGCTGATATTCGTTTGTTAGTTTTGAGAAATGAAGTTAAGAATTACGGTAGTGCAGAACTATTCGACAATTTGTTGAATGATTACGTTAAATCAAGTGACCCTAGTTACAAAGCTGACTTGGCAGTAGCTATCACAAGTACACCAGATGCTAACTTGATTCAAAAACTCGTTAAACAATTTGAAAATGCTGATGTCATCAAGCCACAAGACTTACGTGCATGGTATCGTGGAACTTTGGCTAACGAATACGCTCAACAAGATGCTTGGGACTGGATCAGAAATGACTGGAACTGGCTAGAAAAGACTGTTGGTGGAGACATGGAATTCTCAACTTACATCACCGTTACTTCAATGATTTTCCATACACCAGAACGTTTGGCTGAATTTAAAGCCTTCTTCGAACCAAAGGTTAATACACCAGGTTTGACACGTGAAATCAAGATGGATATTAAGATTGTTGAAACTAAGGTTCAATTAGTTGAAAGCGAAAAGGATGCCGTTAATAAGGCAGTTGCTGAAAATAAATAA
- a CDS encoding metal ABC transporter ATP-binding protein, which translates to MLTVKNLTVAYDDTPVFSDVAVNFNAGKITGIIGPNGAGKSTLIKAILNLIKIKDGHIDYDGQTMKSVQKQVAYVEQRKDLDLTFPIDVFDVVLTGTYGKLGLFKNPGKAEKKLSQDALAQVSLTEFAKRQIGNLSGGQLQRVFVARAIVQQAEIIILDEPFVGIDLQSETAIMRILKQWRDAGKTIIVIHHDLNKVHAYFDDLVILNHGIVDFGPTNEVYNPKNIERAFSADLSSVLFAEKEGVQ; encoded by the coding sequence ATGTTAACTGTTAAGAACCTCACTGTCGCTTACGATGACACACCAGTATTTTCTGATGTTGCCGTTAACTTTAACGCAGGTAAAATCACTGGAATCATTGGACCGAACGGTGCAGGGAAATCTACACTCATTAAGGCAATTTTAAATCTGATCAAAATAAAAGATGGTCATATTGACTATGATGGTCAGACAATGAAATCAGTTCAAAAGCAAGTTGCTTACGTTGAACAAAGAAAGGATTTAGATTTAACTTTTCCAATCGATGTCTTTGATGTCGTCCTTACTGGGACTTATGGAAAATTAGGCTTGTTTAAAAATCCGGGCAAAGCCGAGAAGAAACTTTCACAAGATGCTTTGGCACAAGTCTCACTGACGGAGTTTGCTAAACGTCAAATTGGGAATTTATCCGGTGGACAGTTGCAGCGAGTTTTCGTGGCTCGAGCAATCGTTCAACAAGCAGAAATTATCATTTTAGATGAACCCTTTGTTGGAATCGACTTGCAGAGTGAAACAGCTATTATGAGAATTTTGAAACAGTGGCGAGATGCTGGTAAGACAATTATCGTCATTCACCACGATTTGAATAAAGTTCACGCTTATTTTGATGATTTGGTGATTTTGAATCACGGTATCGTGGATTTTGGACCTACTAATGAAGTTTATAATCCAAAAAATATCGAACGAGCTTTTAGTGCAGATCTTTCTTCAGTCTTGTTTGCGGAAAAGGAAGGTGTGCAGTGA
- a CDS encoding metal ABC transporter permease, with translation MASIVEFFNALTKYDFLQSALLTAVMVGIMSGIIGSFIILRGMSLMGDAISHAVLPGVAVAYMLGINILLGASVFGVLAALLIGFVASRSKIKTDTSIGVVFSAFYALGFILISMAESSTNLHHILFGNILAVSDSDIMTTAVVLGLVILFVVVFYKELLVTSFDETYARTYGLKVQVIHYALMLVLTLVTVSALQTVGIILVVAMLITPAATAFLWTDKLNIMLVLSAVVGIISAITGLYFSYTFNWASGPAIVIVAASLFALSFIFSPKQNFFKLKRSVAR, from the coding sequence ATGGCATCAATAGTAGAATTTTTTAATGCTTTAACCAAATACGACTTTCTGCAAAGTGCTTTATTAACAGCAGTTATGGTCGGAATTATGTCAGGGATAATCGGTAGTTTCATTATTTTACGAGGGATGTCCCTGATGGGAGATGCCATCTCGCATGCGGTTTTACCCGGAGTTGCTGTGGCTTACATGTTAGGTATCAACATTTTATTAGGAGCATCAGTCTTTGGTGTTCTGGCGGCTTTGTTGATTGGTTTTGTCGCCTCACGAAGTAAAATTAAAACTGATACGTCAATTGGGGTCGTTTTTAGTGCCTTTTACGCTTTAGGATTTATTTTGATTTCAATGGCCGAAAGTTCCACTAACTTGCATCATATTTTATTTGGAAATATCTTGGCAGTTAGTGACAGCGACATTATGACTACAGCGGTTGTATTAGGTTTAGTAATCTTGTTCGTAGTCGTGTTCTATAAAGAATTGTTGGTAACGTCATTTGATGAAACTTACGCTAGAACGTACGGCTTGAAAGTCCAAGTTATTCACTACGCTTTGATGCTGGTGTTAACTTTGGTTACTGTCTCCGCCTTACAAACGGTCGGAATTATTTTAGTGGTAGCAATGTTGATCACGCCAGCCGCAACAGCCTTTTTATGGACTGACAAATTAAACATTATGTTAGTTTTGTCGGCAGTCGTAGGAATAATTTCAGCGATAACCGGCCTGTACTTTAGTTACACATTCAACTGGGCATCAGGTCCGGCAATCGTTATCGTGGCAGCTAGTTTGTTCGCCTTATCGTTTATCTTTTCACCAAAGCAGAACTTCTTTAAATTGAAAAGGAGTGTGGCTCGATGA